In Hyphomicrobium denitrificans 1NES1, one DNA window encodes the following:
- a CDS encoding DUF1674 domain-containing protein — translation MNTDPNRGDGAKAAEAENEARPLTPEARRALAEAEARRQQAANQPRPSEVGGRDGPEPTRFGDWEKGGIASDF, via the coding sequence GTGAACACGGATCCTAATCGAGGCGATGGCGCCAAAGCAGCCGAGGCGGAAAACGAGGCGCGCCCGCTGACGCCGGAGGCACGCCGAGCCCTGGCGGAGGCCGAAGCGCGCCGCCAGCAGGCTGCCAATCAGCCAAGACCGTCTGAGGTCGGCGGGCGGGACGGCCCTGAGCCGACCCGCTTCGGAGATTGGGAAAAAGGCGGCATCGCCTCCGATTTCTAG